The genomic region CCTTCTTCCATACCCTCACCAACATACCAGTGCACGAAAGCACGCTTGGCATACATGAGATCAAACTTGTGATCAATGCGAGAGAAGACTTCAGCAACGCTGGTGGAGTTGGATATCATGCAAACTGCCCTCTGAACCTTGGCAAGATCGCCTCCAGGAACCACAGTTGGGGGCTGATAATTGATACCACACTTGAACCCAGTAGGACACCAGTCCACAAACTGAATGGTCCTCTTAGTCTTAATGGTGGCAACAGCAGCATTCACATCCTTGGGCACAACATCTCCTCTGTACATGAGACAGCAGGCCATGTACTTTCCATGGCGGGGATCACATTTTGCCATCATGGAAGAAGGCTCAAAGGCACTGTTAGTGATTTCTGCAACAGAGAGCTGCTCATGGTAGGCCTTCTCTGCAGAGATTACAGGGGCATAAGATGAAAGCATGAAATGAATGCGAGGGTAGGGTACCAGATTGGTCTGGAACTCCGTCACGTCAACATTAAGTGCGCCATCAAAACGCAGAGACGCAGTTAAGGAAGATATAACCtgcaaaaaataaatgaaaactaACCTGATCATACAGAGAACCATAAAACTGTTCATAACAGGGTTTAAATAAAGACTACCATAAATTTATCCAGATGACCTCATCATACCAAACACCTAAGCTTTAAATTTAAACTCTTTCAGTAAACTATCCTCATCAGACAGAGAACAATAAAACTGTCCATAATAGGGTTTAAATAAAGAATACCAGAACATTATCCAGATGACGTCCCTGTAAACAATTAAACACCTACAGAGAACAACCATGAATAGGAAAAAGAGTTACAGACCTGAGAAACGAGCCTGTTAAGGTTAGTATAAGTAGGGCGCTCAATGTCAAGGGAACGGCGGCAGATGTCATAAATGGCCTCATTATCTAACAGAACAGCCACATCAGTATGCTCTAACAGTGAATGAGTTGAGAGCACGCTGTTGTAGGGTTCCACCACAGATGTGGAGACCTGAGGAGACGGGTAAACTGTGAAGCCCAACTTTGATTTCTTTCCATAGTCCACAGAAAGCCTCTCCAGGAGAAGAGATCCCAGCCCTGATCCAGTCCCTCCTCCTACTGCGTGGAAAACAAGAAACCCCTGCAGACCAGTACAGTTGTCCGCCAGCTTTCGGATTCGATCCAGGCACAGATCAACTATCTCCTTACCAACTAAAGGCAGAAAAGCAAAAATAATGTCACTAGGATTTCAGTAACAGAAAGCAGAACAACGAAAGGATTACTTTAGGGTTTCGAAATAACAAGAAGTAGAAGACTGGCAAGCTAATTTGAAAAGGATTACTTACTGGTGTAGTGGCCACGGGCGAAGTTGTTTGCGGCGTCCTCCTTCCCGCTGATGAGCTGCTCCGGGTGAAAAAGCTGGCGATAAGTCCCGGTTCGAACCTCATCGATGACAGTCGGTTCCAGATCCAGGAACACAGCACGGGGAACGTGCTTTCCCGCACCGGTCTCACTGAAAAAAGTGTTGAAAGCATCATCACCGCCGCCCACCGTCTTGTCGCTAGGCATCTGGCCATCGGGCTGAACATAACAAATTCAACCCAAAATACATTAATAAACATTATTACGAAAACACAAAAAACCCTATGAAAAGAAAAACCAGAGCGATGAAAAACTTCAATAAAAAACCCCAAACCCCTACTAAGAAAAAACCCTGCCTGAAAACCCTAATCCTGCGAGCTTAACTCCCAATAACCCACAGAAGCGAGCGTACCTGAATGCCGTGTTCGAGACAGTAAAGCTCCCAACAGGCATTGCCGACCTGGATACCGGCCTGGCCAATGTGGATTGAAATGCACTCCCTCATTGTCGCTGaaaaaaaaccctcaaaaactCCTCAAAGTTAAAGACCAAAGTCCTTGTTAAGACTGTACACAGATTACAAGCAGAAAAACTGAATGCAGATACCCAGGGGCTTCGTGAAGACGTATACAAAGACGTCCACACGAAAGCAGATCAGAGAAGGAGATCGAATATCGCTAAAGCACAGTGAAAAAATCTGAGCACATGATGGGGTTTTGTAGAAGGCGGAGAGGACTAGCCGTTGCGAAAGACGACAACAGGAAAGTGGTGAAGGGCCGGTCGACGGCAGGGCCGGCAGTCCGGCAGGCGGGACTTCTCTCATTTCAAATCGACTCACTGGCCGTTTGGGGGTCGTTATTATTTCACGGGTTTTTTTGACCGTTGATCGGCGCGCACTAAGatagatttttttattaatttagtaTTCAATATGACTTACTAAGGGGCTCACATACCCACGGTGTAGATTCATTCCAGACAGTTTGGAGTGCGTGTACAGAATTTATTAGTCAGATATGATAGggtaaattttggtttgtaaacaAGCTGTCAAGTTGTTGTTGCTTTAAGCATTCAATGTTTCCATACCCCACACCTGCTACTCTATTCTTCACGCTTCCTTCAATGTTTCCATCATTCGCTTTCAAACACCTTACAAATAATGAAAGCTAGTCAAGTCAATAATGTCCAAGTTCCAACCTTGGTGGAAAGCCCTTCttcatttttttctaaatttagcttgCTTAAAATAAACCAATCAATGAATGAATTTTAATGGCAAGCTCGTTAGTCTATGGGATCAATAGTAATATTGTTAACAATTTTTAGGTTCTGTTGTGAATCTTGATCAAGAAGTTTACAATCGATTTTGTGAAGTCTTTATAACTCATTTAGACTACTCACCTTCAAATTATACTCATATTGTGTACAGATATCCTCATATGTCGCATTcaatcaattttaaaattataaaaattctATAAAATAATTATCATTCCTTTAAGTCACCACAACAATAAGATATTTCTTATTGAcattgttttttaatattttttttaagtttatgaATTCTCTCTTATAAATTTAGGTAACAATAAGAGAGAATTCATATTGTTAGTTTGTGTGTCAATTGAAGATAGAGATGATTTGATGATTATGGTTGAATTTGAAAGTGACCATAAGATTGAGTTCATAAGTATGGTAATTGCGTTGTTAAAATTGTAGATAGTTGTATTTTAGCAAGAACATAATTCTTGAGCattctttcatcctgatgatggatcacagagtgtgatccgaaatgttgatgcaaaaaactaCACACAATCGAAACCAGAAGCAAGAATAGCAAAGAACATGATTATTGATGTGCAATTGATTTGTATTTTTGGAATGCAGAATAAGATGTATCGGGATATATAGTTATGACTATCTTAAGAAGTGATATAAATGCAATTAGTGAGTCGTGGTAGATTTTATCATAATTTTGTTAGCTAGTATATCATATAATTAAGTTTGTATTCTAGTAAAATGATAGGTATTTTAAAGTATGTGCAATGATTAAAATTTAGTGGtaaattttaagagaaaataaTAATAGATTATAAAGGTTAGATTCAAGGGTTATATATTGTATGATTTTCATGTTTAAATACAAGTGATGTAAATTTAATGTGATGCAAAATTGTATCATTTAAAAGATAATAAAATCAATTCATTATATCAAATTTAATGATTATCAAGGTATCAATTATGATATAATTTGAAAGAATAAGGATTAGACTTTGCTAAAgaataaggaaaataaaatatCTATAGATTAGATGGCAATATCTTTTAGTATCTGCGGGATAGACAACTATTACATTCCTGTAAGGACGTAAATCGTGCTAACTTCAAATATAgccaaaatactctttattcttaaataaagactcataaatcagttaataagtcTATTGCATTCCACTTTTCCATTAATAGCTTCAATTAATCATTCCATTCAGATCGTAGTAAAcacgaaatttctataaaagataaatattcttcattcaataaattgataaAAGTAGTATTCTCAATCATACAATGCTTACACATTTCAAGTTGTTGtaagttcaataataaataatacaaagaaAATGGTGAGATGCAtccgttgatctgcaacccaagctatcaccaatgcaatctttagcatgaagacgagaacaagattcaggcgctttttctgcccaaccttgaagcttacacttccctggaattcttggtcaatcaagaatacccgacctgttagggtttcaagcagatccgaagcaaatatgaactaacaattatatgcagatttaaatacaaaagataaagaaataaaacaggacacaaataacacagagatttaacgtggttcacccagaatgggttacgtccaccatacacagccgtccaatctttcttattatccagcaaaaacagtacatcaaccttacaatgccttaagcatcccagccgcttataacatgcgtttttagggcaacaaacaaagtcggcctttttagggttttattacaacgtcggttttcatcaacaaaaacggcaaaaaaaatttctcgggggctgccgccctcgaacccccgctttctcgggggctgccgccccctaaccccggcccggccccggaccccggcgaggatacatgctgagtgtacagtactttgctgatcagtcgccacatttcaacaatttcccacttggagactgatactacacgacaccactgtacatgcaacatccactggataaaacactaggacttgactgctataaattccacaattatcaatcaagaagaccaacagaaactaatgaagaaatcagcttcccctgtggaactgcctttgtgaacatatcggcaagattctcacttgtgtgaatcttctcaagtcgtaactgaccctcctccaaaatagtccggatgaagtggtacctgagttgaatgtgctttgtccttgaatgaaaaacaaagttcttcgcaagatgaatggcactctgattatcagtatacaatgggctatcctcttgtgtctgacccaattccttcagaaaacattgcaaccaaatcatctctttgctggcttctgtagcagcaacatactcagcttcagtggttgaaagtgcaacaaccttttgcagcttagaaatccaactgactgcagttccccctatagtaaaaacataccctgtagtactcctccgtgaatcaatatcacctaccagatcagagtcaacaaatccacttagagcagcattagatcctttgaaacataatgccttcgtagtagttcctttcaaataccgaagaatccatttcacagcattccaatgttccatacccggattactcataaacctgctcacaactcccattgcatgtgcaatatctggccttgtgcataccattgcatacatcagactgccaacagctgatgaatacgggatgttagacattttattaacctcttcctgtgcctttgggcacatctccttagtcaatttgaaatgactagccaaaggtgtactaactgcttttgcatcctgcatgttaaatcttttcaacaccttctttatatactcactttgggacaaattcaaggttctatttttcctgtcccgtgtaatcctcataccgagaatttgcttagctgcacccaaatccttcatagcaaatgacctggctaatttctgtttaagatcatttatatgttgcatgttagacccagcaacaagcatgtcatcaacataaagcaacaggataatataactgccattatcaaatctcttaaaatatacacaatgatcagaatgacatctatgataaccgtgttcagccatgaaactatcaaattttaaataccattgtcagggtgcttgctttaggccatacagacttttcttcaacctgcacaccaagttctccttacctttgacctcatatccctgtggttgcaacatgtaaatttcctcctccaaatctccatggagaaaatttgttttgacatctaattgttcaagatgtaaatcatctacagccacaagactaagtacagttctaattgaagtcattttcacaactggagaaaatattttatcataatctataccctttttttgtgcaaaaccttttaccacaagtctggccttatatcttttctgacctccttcctcctccttcagccgataaacccatttgttaggcaaggctcttttttctgcaggtaaagggactaagtctcaagtcttatttttcatcaaggagtccatctcctctttcatgcctagctgccactgttgtttggcatccacctgcattgcttcttcatattcttctggttcaccagaatccgttaataaaataaaatacaaagaaggagaaaatctttcaggaggtctacttgtcctcgtagaacgtctaacacttgcaggagtttgtgggacaatctgttgttgctgagcatcagttacctgtggcatttcattttcaggaatctcatccaacaccacatattcttgtttgtcctgttcatgcttcttttcctgcatctgttctttatacataaccttctcattgaatataacatctctacttctaattattttcttattttcaaaatctcataaccgatagccatattcatctatcccatatccaatgaaggtacatttctgagatttagcatcaagcttggttctgttttctttatcaacatggacaaaagcttcgcaaccaaaagtttttagaaaagaataatttacctttttaccagtccatgcctcctctggaataccaccatccaaaggggttgaaggtcctctatttatcaaatagacagcagtatgtatagcatctgcccaaaaatgtaagggcaatccagcatgcaatctcatgctcctcgcacgttccatgatggtcctattcattctctctgacacaccattttcctgtggagttcctggaactgtcttatgctttcgaatcccatttaaggaacagtaatcttcaaatgctttgctgcaatactcacctccattatccaatctgagatacttcaacttttttcctgtctcattttcaaccaaagctttccatttcttaaaagtttcaaaaacatctgatttttgttttaggaaatatacccatgtttttctggttgagtcatcaataaaaataacataataacaagagccaccaagagatgatacctgagccagtccccatacatctgaatgtacaagctctaacttctcactcttcttctctttcccaaccttgagaaatctgactcttttctgtttaccataaacacggttttcacagaactctaaatcaatcttctttagtcctggcaatagatttttggagtgaaggattttcatccctttctcactcatgcgcccaagcctatggtgccacattatcgaatctgttcttgcaacatttattgttgttgtccctgcagtaactttatctgtagcagctaaggtagagtaagtgttaccagtacacagatataatgtgcctaccttggcacctttagctactactaatgatcctttagtgaccttccacatactatctgagaaggtaactatgcaaccttcactacctagttgccctgcagaaattaaatttcttcttaaattaggaatatgtcttacctcctgcagaaaccagtcattaccattctgcaacttgatctttatctttccttttccaacaatttgatagggctcatcatcacccaaatatacctgtcaaaaatcaccttgaacataatctagaaaatattttctatggggtgttgcatgaaatgaagccccagaatctattacccaggaatcattaacattatccaaacataagattaaagcatcttgtaaagtattacttgcaatattaacttccttactgtcattttcatttttgtctccttctttgtttttccgaaaccaacagtctttctttagatgaccaggctttccgcagtaccagcaatctttctttcctctagattgagagcgtcctttctttgacttccctcatgacttctcattcccagggccttttcctctttcctttgatcttcctctgttctccacattcaaaacactacccgatgatgttggagtctcacctgtgcttttccttcgcatttcctcgcttaggataacaccaacaatatcatcaaataccaaagtatttttaccagagacagagttacttacaaccataaccaagctattccagctttctggcaaagaacataaaatcaagagagccctaacctcttctgcaaaggtaatttttaccgaagacaattgactggtaattgtattaaattcatttaagtgctccgctacagatcctccctcactcattttcaaattaaacaaacgcttcataagaaataccttattcaaagccgagggtttctcatacagcttagccaatgttgccatcaaatctacagtcatttttgcttctgttatattgaatgctacagacgccgcaaggcacaatcgaatggatctcagtgcctttctatctaaaatgtcccactcttcatctgatattgtggtcggtttctttacctttccttccaatggccgccacaaatccttttgatacaggtaatcctccatctgcattttccttaactgataattctggccgttaaacttttcgaccttgaatttggaatcctccattgctcccactcaaatctgaaagtcctgccaatttacaaaaaacctcgctc from Cryptomeria japonica chromosome 3, Sugi_1.0, whole genome shotgun sequence harbors:
- the LOC131078371 gene encoding tubulin alpha chain, giving the protein MRECISIHIGQAGIQVGNACWELYCLEHGIQPDGQMPSDKTVGGGDDAFNTFFSETGAGKHVPRAVFLDLEPTVIDEVRTGTYRQLFHPEQLISGKEDAANNFARGHYTIGKEIVDLCLDRIRKLADNCTGLQGFLVFHAVGGGTGSGLGSLLLERLSVDYGKKSKLGFTVYPSPQVSTSVVEPYNSVLSTHSLLEHTDVAVLLDNEAIYDICRRSLDIERPTYTNLNRLVSQVISSLTASLRFDGALNVDVTEFQTNLVPYPRIHFMLSSYAPVISAEKAYHEQLSVAEITNSAFEPSSMMAKCDPRHGKYMACCLMYRGDVVPKDVNAAVATIKTKRTIQFVDWCPTGFKCGINYQPPTVVPGGDLAKVQRAVCMISNSTSVAEVFSRIDHKFDLMYAKRAFVHWYVGEGMEEGEFSEAREDLAALEKDYEEVGAESAEGDEDDGEEY